TCTTCGAGCAGCCGCAGACGGTGGAGAACACCATGCGCGGCCGCCTGATCGTCGAGGACGGCACGTCGAAGCTCGGCGGCCTCAACCTGTCGCACGAACAGCTGATGGCCATCGACAATGTCATCATCACCGCCTGCGGCACGTCGTGGCACTCGGCGCTGATCGGCGAGATGATGATCGAGGAGCTGTGCCGCATCCCGGTGGAGGTGGAGTACGCCTCCGAGTTCCGCTACCGGAACCCGATCATCACCGAGAACACGCTCTGCATCGTGATGTCGCAGTCAGGCGAGACGGCCGATACGCTGGCGGCGATGCGCGAGGCCAAACGGCGCGGCGCGCGCACGCTGGGGCTGGTGAACGTCGTCGGCTCGACCATCGCCCGCGAGGACGACGGCGGCATCTACCTGCACGCCGGTCCGGAGATTGGCGTCGCGTCAACGAAGGCGTTCACCAGCCAGGTGGTGGCGCTGGCGCTCTTCACGCTCAAGCTGGCCCGCAAGCGCGGGCTCAGCGTCACGCGCGGAATGGAAATCGCGCGGGCCCTGCACGCCCTCCCCGACCAGATCCGCGAGGTGCTGAGCCGGGCGGAGCAGGTGGAGCACATCGCTGAGGAGTTCAAGCGCGCGCCCAACTTCTTGTACCTCGGCCGCGGCGTGAACTTCCCGGTGGCGCTCGAGGGGGCGCTGAAGCTCAAGGAAATTTCGTACATCCACGCCGAGGGCTATCCCGCGGCGGAGATGAAGCACGGGCCGATTGCGCTCATCGACGAGATGATGCCGGTGGTCTTCGTGGCGCCGCACGACGCGGTGTTCGACAAGGTCGTGTCGAACGTGCAGGAGGTGAAGGCGCGCAAGGGGAACATCATCGCCATCACCTCGCGCGACGAGCCGGCGCTCAAGGGGCTGCTTGATTACGAGTTCCGCATCCCGGAGACGGTGGATCTGCTGATGCCGGTGCTCGCGTCCATCCCGCTGCAACTGCTCGCGTACTACATCGCGGTGAAGCGCGGGTCAAACGTGGACCAGCCGCGAAACCTCGCGAAGAGCGTGACGGTGGAGTAGCTAGTCGTCGTTGCGCTACGCCTGATGGGTCTTGATGCGCGCAATCGCCGCCCGCGCCCCGTCCGCCTCGCGCCCCTCGGGGAATAGCGTAATAAACCGGCGCAGCTCCACGAGCGCCCGCCCTTCGTCGCCGCCCGGGAGGAGGTGGATGTCGATGATCTTCTGCGACGCGTAGCGCACGTGCTCCTCGCGGATGCCGGGCATGCGGCGCACCTGCTCGTAAATCTCCAGCGCGGCCGCCGGTTCGTTGAGTTGGCGCAGCTTCAGGTCGGCGGCGCGTAGCAAGGGCGACGGGTTGCCGGGCCGCGCCGCCGCCACCTGCATCCAGGCGTCAAAAGCCTCGGCGTGCTTCTCCTGCACCTCGAGCGCCTGGATGTGCGAATATTGCGGAGCGTACGTCCCCTCGGCGTCGGGGAAGACGAGCTGTTTGGCGAGCTTCTCCCCGCCGCCAAAGAGCGCGCGCATCACCGCCCGGCCGCCAAAGAAACCGGCCGCGCCCCCGCCGATCGCTGCCAGCCAGACCGGGCCGCCGATCATCCCCGCGATGCGCAGCAGCACGCCAAAGCCGGCGCCGACCACGGCGATGTAGCTGGCCTGGACGTTGCCGCTGTGGATGGCCCGCAGGGAAGGGTTCTCATGCGTCATGGCGCAATCTTATCGTCCGCAAGGAGCGCGAACCAGCCGTGCCGCGCGCCGGGCAAGCCGCTAGTTTACCCGCCATGCGAGTGCTCCTGCAGCGGGTATCGCGCGCCGAGGTGCGCGTGGGTGAACGCATCACCGGTGCCATCGGCCGGGGACTCCTCCTCCTCGTCGGCTTCACACATGCCGACAGCGAGGCGAATGCCGCGTGGATGGCCGAGAAGGTGGCCGGCCTGCGGCTCTTTGGCGACGCCGAGGGGAAGATGAACCTCGGCCTCGACGACGTGAACGGCGCCGTCCTCGTCGTCAGCCAGTTCACGCTCTACGGCGACGCGCAGAAGGGACGCCGCCCGAGTTTCATCGACGCCGCGCGCCCCGATCAGGCCATTCCATTGTACGAGCGCTTCGTCGCGCTGCTGCGCGAGGGCGGCCTGCGGGTGGAGACCGGCGAGTTCGGCGCGATGATGGACGTGGAGCTCGTGAACGACGGACCCGTGACGCTCTGGCTGGAGCGTTAGCCGCGCCGGTACGCCGACGCGGCGCACGGTTGGCCGACGCCCGCGAGCCGCGCCGCTACGCCGAGGCGGCCAGCGCCTGCTCGATATCGCCGATGACGTCGTCGATGTGTTCCAGGCCCGCTGAGATGCGAACGAGGCCGGGCACGATGCCCACGGCCTGACGCTCCTCCTCCGTCAGCTTGGAATGCGTGGTCGACGTCGGATGTGTGACGATGGTGCGCGTATCGCCCAGGTTCGGCGAATGGGAACAGAGCTGCAGCGCATCGATGAACCGCCGACACCGCGCGTAGCCCCCGCTGAGCACCAGCACCACGATGCCGCCGCCCTGCGTCATCTGCCGGCGCGCGAGCGCGTGCCGCGGGTGCGACGGAAGGAACGGGTACCGCACCTCCTCGAGCGCGGCGTGCCCCTCGAAGTGCGTGGCCAGCGCCATGGCATTGGCGCAGTGCCGGTCCATGCGGACGGCGAGCGTCTCGAGGCTCTTGGAGAGCACCCACGCGTTGAATGGCGACAGCGCCGGCCCTGTGTGCCGCGCGAAGTACCGCGCCTCGGCCACCAGCGCGCGGTCGCCGACGATGGCGCCGCCCAGCGTACGCCCCTGGCCGTCAATCCACTTGGTGGCGGAGTGCACCACGAGCGAGGCGCCCATTGCCAGCGGGCGCTGCAGGTAGGGCGTCGCGAAGCAGTTGTCCACGATCAGGGGAATGCCGCGCGACTTGGCAAGGACGCCGAGCATCTCGAGGTCGAGCACATCGAGGCCCGGGTTCGACGGTGACTCCGCGAACAGCAGTCGCGTCTCCGGGCGAATCGCGGCCTGCCATCCCGCATCATCGCTCGCATCCACGTAGGTGAACGTGATGCCCCACCGGGGGAACAGCCGCGTGAGGATCTGGTGCGTCGAACCGAAGAGCGAACGCGCCGCGACCACATGGTCGCCGCTCTTCAGCAGGGCCGCCATCGCCACGTACACCGCCGCCATCCCCGACGCGGTGGCGATGCCGTCCTCGCCCCCTTCGAGCAGGCAGAGCTTGCGCACGAACTCGTCG
This Gemmatimonadaceae bacterium DNA region includes the following protein-coding sequences:
- the glmS gene encoding glutamine--fructose-6-phosphate transaminase (isomerizing) — protein: MCGIIGYIGGKEAVPFLLEGLKRMEYRGYDSAGVAVLNGSGVEIRRAAGKIARLEQALSAAPVNGHCGVGHTRWATHGPPTERNAHPHLSADGTVAVVHNGIIENANALRAALKESGFEFRSDTDTEVVAHLVQAVFNGSLEDAVLAALAKIEGTYGLAIISSRDPGKIVAARKGSPLLVGIGNGEHFVASDASAILAHTRQVVYLDDGDVAVVEAGGYRVIDANSAPLSRTVNRIDWDLGAIERGGYPHFMLKEIFEQPQTVENTMRGRLIVEDGTSKLGGLNLSHEQLMAIDNVIITACGTSWHSALIGEMMIEELCRIPVEVEYASEFRYRNPIITENTLCIVMSQSGETADTLAAMREAKRRGARTLGLVNVVGSTIAREDDGGIYLHAGPEIGVASTKAFTSQVVALALFTLKLARKRGLSVTRGMEIARALHALPDQIREVLSRAEQVEHIAEEFKRAPNFLYLGRGVNFPVALEGALKLKEISYIHAEGYPAAEMKHGPIALIDEMMPVVFVAPHDAVFDKVVSNVQEVKARKGNIIAITSRDEPALKGLLDYEFRIPETVDLLMPVLASIPLQLLAYYIAVKRGSNVDQPRNLAKSVTVE
- the dtd gene encoding D-aminoacyl-tRNA deacylase, with amino-acid sequence MRVLLQRVSRAEVRVGERITGAIGRGLLLLVGFTHADSEANAAWMAEKVAGLRLFGDAEGKMNLGLDDVNGAVLVVSQFTLYGDAQKGRRPSFIDAARPDQAIPLYERFVALLREGGLRVETGEFGAMMDVELVNDGPVTLWLER
- a CDS encoding aminotransferase class I/II-fold pyridoxal phosphate-dependent enzyme, with the translated sequence MTNQPPHFETAAIRTQAPQSAAREHSVPLFLTSSFVFDDAEQARALFADEIEGAVYSRYSNPNTDEFVRKLCLLEGGEDGIATASGMAAVYVAMAALLKSGDHVVAARSLFGSTHQILTRLFPRWGITFTYVDASDDAGWQAAIRPETRLLFAESPSNPGLDVLDLEMLGVLAKSRGIPLIVDNCFATPYLQRPLAMGASLVVHSATKWIDGQGRTLGGAIVGDRALVAEARYFARHTGPALSPFNAWVLSKSLETLAVRMDRHCANAMALATHFEGHAALEEVRYPFLPSHPRHALARRQMTQGGGIVVLVLSGGYARCRRFIDALQLCSHSPNLGDTRTIVTHPTSTTHSKLTEEERQAVGIVPGLVRISAGLEHIDDVIGDIEQALAASA